A section of the Callithrix jacchus isolate 240 chromosome 14, calJac240_pri, whole genome shotgun sequence genome encodes:
- the MXD1 gene encoding max dimerization protein 1 isoform X2, with product MLPYNNKDRDALKRRNKSKKNNSSSRSTHNEMEKNRRAHLRLCLEKLKGLVPLGPESSRHTTLSLLTKAKLHIKKLEDCDRKAVHQIDQLQREQRHLKRQLEKLGIERIRMDSIGSTVSSERSDSDREEIDVDVESTDYLTGDLDWSSSSVSDSDERGSMQSLGSDEGYSSASIKRIKLQDSHKACLGL from the exons ATGTTACCATACAATAACAAGGACAGAGATGCCTTAAAACGGAGGAACAAATCCAAGAAGAATAACAGCAGTAGCAG ATCAACTCACAATGAAATGGAGAAGAATAG ACGGGCTCATCTTCGCTTGTGCCTGGAGAAGTTGAAGGGGCTGGTGCCACTTGGACCCGAATCGAGTCGACACACTACATTGAGTTTATTAACAAAAGCCAAATTGCACATAAAG AAGCTTGAAGATTGTGACAGAAAAGCTGTTCACCAAATAGACCAGCTTCAGCGAGAGCAGCGACACCTGAAGAGGCAGCTGGAGAAGCTGGGCATTGAGAGGATCCGGATGGACAGCATCGGCTCCACTGTCTCCTCTGAGCGCTCTGACTCCGACAGGG AAGAAATCGACGTTGACGTGGAGAGCACGGACTATCTCACAGGTGATCTGGACTGGAGCAGCAGCAGCGTGAGCGACTCTGATGAGCGGGGCAGCATGCAGAGCCTCGGCAGTGATGAGGGCTATTCCAGTGCCAGcatcaaaagaataaagctgCAGGACAGTCACAAGGCATGTCTTGGTCTCTAA
- the MXD1 gene encoding max dimerization protein 1 isoform X1, translated as MAAAVRMNIQMLLEAADYLERREREAEHGYASMLPYNNKDRDALKRRNKSKKNNSSSRSTHNEMEKNRRAHLRLCLEKLKGLVPLGPESSRHTTLSLLTKAKLHIKKLEDCDRKAVHQIDQLQREQRHLKRQLEKLGIERIRMDSIGSTVSSERSDSDREEIDVDVESTDYLTGDLDWSSSSVSDSDERGSMQSLGSDEGYSSASIKRIKLQDSHKACLGL; from the exons ATGGCGGCGGCGGTTCGGATGAACATCCAGATGCTGCTGGAGGCGGCCGACTATCTGGAGCGGCGGGAGAGAG AAGCTGAACATGGTTATGCCTCCATGTTACCATACAATAACAAGGACAGAGATGCCTTAAAACGGAGGAACAAATCCAAGAAGAATAACAGCAGTAGCAG ATCAACTCACAATGAAATGGAGAAGAATAG ACGGGCTCATCTTCGCTTGTGCCTGGAGAAGTTGAAGGGGCTGGTGCCACTTGGACCCGAATCGAGTCGACACACTACATTGAGTTTATTAACAAAAGCCAAATTGCACATAAAG AAGCTTGAAGATTGTGACAGAAAAGCTGTTCACCAAATAGACCAGCTTCAGCGAGAGCAGCGACACCTGAAGAGGCAGCTGGAGAAGCTGGGCATTGAGAGGATCCGGATGGACAGCATCGGCTCCACTGTCTCCTCTGAGCGCTCTGACTCCGACAGGG AAGAAATCGACGTTGACGTGGAGAGCACGGACTATCTCACAGGTGATCTGGACTGGAGCAGCAGCAGCGTGAGCGACTCTGATGAGCGGGGCAGCATGCAGAGCCTCGGCAGTGATGAGGGCTATTCCAGTGCCAGcatcaaaagaataaagctgCAGGACAGTCACAAGGCATGTCTTGGTCTCTAA